Within the Arachis duranensis cultivar V14167 chromosome 10, aradu.V14167.gnm2.J7QH, whole genome shotgun sequence genome, the region CTGTCTCCCTTGTTCCAATGCTGTTAGAAGAGAGCTAGCCTTGACAAGGGTGGCAAAGGTATACTCGTCAGGTTGCACACCGGCAAGTCTCATCTGATGATATGTAAAAAGAGCATGCTCCTCATATCCATTATCCACGCATCCTGATATCATAGTTGTCCATGCAACATCATCAGGTGAAGGGATCTTACTGAAAACTTTGCATGCGCTTTCCATCTCTCCACATTTTAGATACATGTCCAGAATCCCGCTTATAACAAacaaatctaaattaaatatcCTTTTTATGGCAATGGCGTGAAGCTGCTTCCCTTGTTCAAGCCCCACCAAGCATCCAGCAGCTTTAGCTGCATTTGCCAGAGTAATCTGATCTCCCTGCTCACCACTTCCAAGCATTTGAATGAAAAGCTCCAATGCTTTGTGATAGCACTTACTCACTATGTACCCATGCATCATAGCGTTCCAAGAAGCCAAATCAAATCCATCATggattttaaaaagaagttcTGCCTCTTCCATCTTTCCACTCTTGGAATAGGCATCAATTAAAGCTGTTGAAACAAACGAATCATAGATGATACCAGCTTTTATTGCATAAGTATGAATTTGTCTACTGAAATAGACGCCCTCTTTAAGAGAAGAGCAAGCCCTCAAAACACTTGCAATTGTGAATTGGTCCGGCAATAGGCAACTGCGTAGTAAATTAACAAAGAAGCTTATGGACAACTCCACCGAACCACCCAGCGTACAACCAGATATAATTGTGTTCCATGATATTAAATCCTTTTCTTTCATTTGACTAAACACGATTTTCGCATAATCAATAGAACCTGCCTTCATGTACATATTAAGAAGACTGTTTGCAACTGATACAACACGATCAGACTCCATTTTCACAACAACACAGTGAATCTGTTTTCCCATATTGATATTCTTTTCACTTGCAACCACAGATAGCATCACGAGTAATGTCATGTTGTCATATGCTACCCGCAATTTGATCATATCCATGAAGCATTCAATAGCCTCCGTAGTCTCTCCAGCTTGAAGATAGTCACTAAGTGTCTTATTCCATATGACAACCTCCCAATCATGATCCAGAAGGAACAACTTTGTAGCATAAGCTCGAACCTGCTTCAACTGCAATTCAAAACCAGTTCTACTAACACCCATAAGAACACTCCGGACAGTAACATCATCAGGACACAGGCCACTCCTGTGAAACGCCGAGAAGAGAAACAAAGCTTCATCCTGAAGACCCATTTCAACATAAGCCTTGATCATGACGTTCCACAAGACCACATCCCTCACGGGCATCCCTTCAAACAGAACACGGGCATCTCTGATCCTCCCAAATTTAGCATATATATTGACCAATGCCCCAGCCACAAACACATCCCATTCCAATCCAATCTTAACCGCATAGCCATGAAGCACCTGAGAAGCCCATTCACACCCAGAAAGGAGGCATAACTTGAACACAGGGGCCAGAGTATGACGAGTGGTTAACACAAAGGACTCGCGGAGAACACGGAAAAGGCGAAAACCCTCATGAGCGTTGACAATGTCAGCATCACCGGCTTGGGCGTATGCAGAGAGAATGGCATTCCAGGTGACAAGGTCTCTGTGGGGAATTACGTCGAACAGGTGGCGAGCGCAGGAGAGGGAGCCGCATTTGCCGTACATGGTGATGAGGTTGTTGACGAGGAAAGGGTCATGGTGGTGGCCGGAGGTTATGATGAGGGCGTGGCCACGTTTTCCGAGGAGGAGGTCGGAGGTGGCGATGGCGTGGCGGAGAAAGGAAAACCATTGAGACAGGGAGGTGGTGGAAAATGAGAAGGAAGAAGGGAAAAGGGAAGGTCTGGAGAGCAAGAGAGTGGAAGTGGATCGCATCATTGGAACTCATTGTCAAGGCTGAGATGTGACAGCATCCTCCGAAAGAAACAAGTTCTGAGGTCTTCAAGTTGACTAATTTCTTCACGTAAATATGTTGTACTATTTCCCACTAATCGATGTTATCCTAAcagtaacatttttttattctctcttttGGCTAATATTCATGTTTACCACAAACAAAACTCGATAAAATGAACGAAACGATCTCGTTTACCGGAAGCTGAGTGTATGTATGTAGTTGAATAAATGAAATGTAGGGAGAAACGTTTCCCACCGATATTTATTGGGTGGGCATTAATGCATTATTATGCGAAATTGTGTCTACATTGGTTTGTGTGTGTTGGTTACGAGATGGAGAATTGTTTGTAACTGAATTTGTTTTGCAAACATCAACTGTTCTATCTGGTAACTGAGTTCTATAAGTTACATGTGAATAAAAAAAGTAATGAATTTGACAGATAAAATTAGAGTACAAAATTAACATTGAAAATGATCCCATAACTCGGGATGATGTAAAGTTTTGCTAAATGTAATCTGAATCTGCAGCTAAACCTTAATGATACAATTTTGCTACaacccttctcttttctttttctcctccaacttctttttctcctttttcccttttttctccTTATCTTCAAGCTTCCCATATACAACAGATACAAGAATGACTACGATGTCACCAACTTTTACTGTGTCAAAAACTTGTACACATGCTTGGCTCAATATATCACAACACGAAGTAGGCCTGGCTGAGGTTCTGTGAAGTCAAGACCTTCTTCGAGTAGAAAACGCTGTACAGCTATCGGAAGTCTTGCAGGAGTGCGGGAACCTCTCGTATGATGACCTGTCCCCACACAAATATAGACCTGCAGAGGCTGATCGGCAGCTCTGGCCGTGTTTTTCAGCACACTAAGCTCATGTTTTAGCACATGAATGGCTTCACTCACATGGAGTCCATGTAGGTCGATCATCCTCTCTTGCCCTCTTCCATTCCCCTGCATCTCTGGAGCAACTGGATTCctgaaaaatgaaaaacttgCAATAGCTGAGGCATAATTGAGAACCCAACACTTAGAAAACCAGTCCATTCGTCTTGAGAACAATGAAACAAACCTTCTGGTTCACACAATTCAAACAATCATGTCCCAAAATTTGGGCAGGTAAAGTTGCAGCACTAGCTCAGTACAttttaataaatagttaaatgATATTCTAGAACTTCTCAAAcgtgaaaacaaaattttttcaacAGAATCTTTTTTGGGTGgtgggtgagagagagagaagggttTTAAACCGTGTGAGACAAGCATTGCAGTTCTCAATGGCTAGCAATCAGCAAAAAGATGAGTTAAGGAGGAGGAAGAAATCAGGCGGAAAGTAAACCAAGTTTAAATGGGATAAGAGTAGAGCCAGCTCTTAAACTTTCTCATCAGTATAAACAGGCTCTGTGGGGCAAGCAAGACATGTCAATGTGACATCATATGTGCCCCCATTTTAATGAAAACTAGCATGAATAAAGGAGGCATGAAAGCATTTGGGAACAACAAACCTCTGGCGATAGATAGATTCCTGAGCTTTTCCATGAGCTGCTTTCATATGCATGTTGTGCACTTGCCCTTTAGCACTAAGTTCCTTTGCTAGGGCTTTATTGCCAATAAGATAGGCTTGCCGTGCCTGTTTCCAAATTAAACAATTGaactaaaaagaaagaataaaaaactcTAACACCACCATAAAACTGACTCAAACTATGGTTCTGATAGGgacttttacttttcatgtttatGCCCTTCATGTGGTTTATCAGCCTAGCTTCTCTTGTAATTACAATATCCTGTCCCAGCTAAATTATTGAGAGTTATATATTattgtttcaattttgatttccccaaaaaacaaacacaaaataagaacACATAAATCAGATATCAGCATACAACACACTCTTGGTTGAACCAGGGGAAGAAAGCGGGTACCAAGTTGAGGGATGCGTAAATATAGATATAGCAAGAGACAAATACATAATGTCAAACTTCATATCCAAATTCACTTGCAGCTACTTTTGTAAGCAGAAAGAATAAAACACCCACCTGCTCAAAATATGCGTTACGTAAGCGTGCATGATCACGAGCCTCCTCCCTCAGCTCCGAGTACATATTTGCTGCCACAGAAAATCGTTAAAGAAAACATGTAGAAGGAACTTAGGAACTAACCCCACAACTGAAGCGtatatacataattatttaCCAACTGCATCACCAGTATCAACCCAAACAGGTGCTGCCCGAGCTGAACCACGAGTCTGTAACCGGTCACTGAAGCTGGCTCTACCCAGTCCACCATCGTAGCCAGCCAAAACATGAGATGTCCTACTTGACCCAATGGCAGCATCACCAGAACCGCTTTTATCATACTTCCAAATACCAGAGTCCTGAGAAGCCAGCTTCCTCACAGCTGAAGCAAAGTCAATAGCACCTCTAGTCGGAATTGAAGAGCTAGTTTTGAAAGACAGAATGTCTTTGTCTGATGATCGGTAAGGGTTGCCACTTTGCTGGACATTATCTACAGAATATTTTACAGAAGCTGTCTGACCATCTGGTGAAGTAAGTGCAGGAAAATCCATTGCACTGAGATTGGGAGCTGACAGAGTCTTTGAGTTCAGATTCTGATGGAAACTACCATCAACTTGAAGCTAAAGATTAAGAGTGAAAAGAACAAAGAGAAAATAGATGATCAACATAAAGTTCCAGGGTTATAAAGGAACTCTTCAAAATAAGAAACATTGTAGAGACAACAGTGGCATCCACAAAAGGAGACATATTACACTACTAGAGCAAATACTAAGAAAAGATTATACATCCAACAAAATGTTAATGCAATGTCAATGACCTCTtcacaacatcatcatcatcatcacataaTCGAACAAAGAGTGCAGATCAGAAGCAAAAAAGTAAGTATCTCTAACAAAACCCCGTCTAGCAAGAACCAcacaaaaatcaattaaaaactgCAAGCAAGGTTGCACTTGAATAACTTCACAACTTTATGTGGAGACAGTTCTTCCCTGCCAAAACAAGGCAAAGGTAGTGCTCCAAATATTCAGCATCCATCCCTCTAGATTTAGTATCATACTAAAGAAAAGTGCACTGCAACATGGTAGGACGTAGATAATGTGCATGAATATACCGACAACAAATTTTCACAGGCATACACAACATATGAGAATAATATCAAAACCACAAATTTTACGACAGTTCAATTATAACACAAAGATCAACCTACCTCTAACTGAGTGAGCATCTCTATGGTCATATGCAAATCACATCCATTGGCAAAGTAAACTTCCGCAAGGCTTTCTGCcgcaaaaccagggaacagagAAGCCAGAAACTCCAAGGGGTTCAAATTAGTATCATTCACGATTGCATTCTCAGAAAAGATGTCATTTAAAAATCCATGTCTTGAGTTGTCATCATAAGTAAGCCCCTCTTGACCACTGCTAACAAACTGGTTGGCATTCCCAATTGGCCTATCCCATGGATTTGTTGAAGTGTTCAGAAAGCTTGCTGAAGATGGGTCCTCCCTAAAGCTAGAATTGGAAAACCTTAATCTATCAGTAAAACTGTTGCCATTAATGTGCTGCTGAGATAATTCCTCCTGCTCATTTAATATATATCTACTTCCTTTAGATGAGGCAAACCTCAAGCCTTCAATGTCATCATGCATAGATAAGCCAACTAAAGAAAGGTCATTAACATCTTGGGATACATCTTCTCCTGCGACCTTGAAATCAGGGGTTATATCGTCAGGGAGCTGACATCGCCAGTATTGGTGAACCTCATCATCGGAATTGTTTGAAATGGATGATTCTGACCGATCTAAAACTGCTTTTCCAAGAGCCCCAGCATTGGCAAGCCTTGCTGTTGCATCAACCGAGCTGGCAGTTCCAGAGAACGATGTTCTGAGAGAAAAAGGAACAAACTCTGCTGCATTTGGATTCAAAGTGGTTGCCTTGTTTGGGCTGCTTAGCTTTG harbors:
- the LOC107470647 gene encoding pentatricopeptide repeat-containing protein At4g33170, with amino-acid sequence MNLSKKVSQTDAKLSSPNKATTLNPNAAEFVPFSLRTSFSGTASSVDATARLANAGALGKAVLDRSESSISNNSDDEVHQYWRCQLPDDITPDFKVAGEDVSQDVNDLSLVGLSMHDDIEGLRFASSKGSRYILNEQEELSQQHINGNSFTDRLRFSNSSFREDPSSASFLNTSTNPWDRPIGNANQFVSSGQEGLTYDDNSRHGFLNDIFSENAIVNDTNLNPLEFLASLFPGFAAESLAEVYFANGCDLHMTIEMLTQLELQVDGSFHQNLNSKTLSAPNLSAMDFPALTSPDGQTASVKYSVDNVQQSGNPYRSSDKDILSFKTSSSIPTRGAIDFASAVRKLASQDSGIWKYDKSGSGDAAIGSSRTSHVLAGYDGGLGRASFSDRLQTRGSARAAPVWVDTGDAVANMYSELREEARDHARLRNAYFEQARQAYLIGNKALAKELSAKGQVHNMHMKAAHGKAQESIYRQRNPVAPEMQGNGRGQERMIDLHGLHVSEAIHVLKHELSVLKNTARAADQPLQVYICVGTGHHTRGSRTPARLPIAVQRFLLEEGLDFTEPQPGLLRVLPDRTVDVCKTNSVTNNSPSLPMMRSTSTLLLSRPSLFPSSFSFSTTSLSQWFSFLRHAIATSDLLLGKRGHALIITSGHHHDPFLVNNLITMYGKCGSLSCARHLFDVIPHRDLVTWNAILSAYAQAGDADIVNAHEGFRLFRVLRESFVLTTRHTLAPVFKLCLLSGCEWASQVLHGYAVKIGLEWDVFVAGALVNIYAKFGRIRDARVLFEGMPVRDVVLWNVMIKAYVEMGLQDEALFLFSAFHRSGLCPDDVTVRSVLMGVSRTGFELQLKQVRAYATKLFLLDHDWEVVIWNKTLSDYLQAGETTEAIECFMDMIKLRVAYDNMTLLVMLSVVASEKNINMGKQIHCVVVKMESDRVVSVANSLLNMYMKAGSIDYAKIVFSQMKEKDLISWNTIISGCTLGGSVELSISFFVNLLRSCLLPDQFTIASVLRACSSLKEGVYFSRQIHTYAIKAGIIYDSFVSTALIDAYSKSGKMEEAELLFKIHDGFDLASWNAMMHGYIVSKCYHKALELFIQMLGSGEQGDQITLANAAKAAGCLVGLEQGKQLHAIAIKRIFNLDLFVISGILDMYLKCGEMESACKVFSKIPSPDDVAWTTMISGCVDNGYEEHALFTYHQMRLAGVQPDEYTFATLVKASSLLTALEQGRQIHANVIKLNCALDPFVMTSLVDMYAKCGNIEDAYRLFKKMNMKSIASWNAMIVGLAQHGNAKEALNLFKDMKSKDEMPDRVTFIGVLSACSHSGLVSEAYENFYSMQRDHRIEPEIEHYSCLVDALSRAGRIQEAEKVISSMPFEASASMYRTLLNACRVQGDKVKGKHVAETLLTLEPSDSAAYVLLSNIYRAANQWESAVSARNMMRRVNVKKDPGFSWIDIKNKVHLFVAGDRSHEEADLIYNKVDHIMKRIKEEGYVPDTDFALIDIEEEEKESALYYHSEKLAIAYGIVRTPPSIPLRVIKNLRVCGDCHNAIKYMSKAFQREIVVRDANRFHHFRSGICSCGDYW